TTTAGGCTCTGGCCGGGGCAGAATCAGGAGAGATAGGTGGGGGCTGTTGAGAAACAGATTTTCAGACCATTTGAGGGGAAATTGGTTCCTGAAGAGAACAGTCCCAGGTGGGTTGTGCTGAAGGACCACTTCTCAGAGACTTCGATTCCACACCTCAGAGGCCCTTCCAGCCTTGATTTGGTAAAGGCTTTGTCATTTTCCACAATGATCACTTCTAACTTGATTTCCACCAGAGtttagagcaagaaggaaatGAAACAGCATTGAGGTTAGAGACCCACAGGCTTGGTGGGGCAGGAAGAGGTTGTGTCAGTGGAGGAACAAACAGTTCCCCATCTGGCCCTACCCAGCCCCTCCCTGTTCTACCAGGTCCTGCCCAGCCCTACCCTGCCCCTCCCTGTCCTGCCCAGCCCTACCCTGCCCCTCCCTCTCCTACCCTGTCCAGCCCCtccctgtcctatcctgtcctgcctGGTCCTGCCCAGCCCTACCCTGCCCCTCCCTGTCCTACCCTGCCTGGTCCTGCCCAGCCCTACCCTGCCCTGCCTGGTCCTGCCCAGCCCTATCCTGCCCCTCCCTGTCCTACCCTGTCCAGCCCTtccctgtcctatcctgtcctgcctGGTCCTGCCCACCCTGTCCTGCCCTGCTCAACCCTGCCTAGCCCTGTCCTGCTCCTGGCTTGAGGAACTTGGACTTTTTAGTGGCCAAAAACGTACCTCCATTGGTTTATATCCCAGCCACCCCTTGGGTCAGGCTGCACCTTACATTCAAAAAACAATGATTGATGGACCTCAGGACAGAGTAGTCCTATCCCCACAACCACCCAGAGTAGCTTATAAAAGCCATTTTCTGTGGTGCATCTTTCCCACCATATTGAGCCCCAATGTGTGGAGTGAATCTTGGGAGtcagaactgggttcaagtcccacttctgatacaGACATGATCCATGTGTCATGTAATTTTGCTGAACTTAAATCTTCTGTTAGAAAAGGAAGCCGAATGGGGAGCTGGGGGTGGGGCTCTACTTGGAAATGAACATGGTGCAAAACCAAAAGGTATCAGGTCACTTTGAACAACCCTACGTTCTCTCCATCAAGTGCTTACTAATAGGAGACGTGGGTGGGTCTTGTGACCTTTGTCCCATTGTCCTAACTAGGCCTGTGCAACCTATGACCCTCTGACCACTGGTTGTGCAGGCCTGGTCAGAACCCTTGTGCAACAGAACCCTTGGGTCTGTTGGCCTTTCCTTCTCTCAGCATCAGGACAGggctcaagcatttattaagcacttactgtttgcCGGGCCCtgtgtactggggatacaaaaaggagatgaaagtcagtccctgccctggaggagctcacagGCCAGTGGGGAGACAGCTTGCAAACAACTGGTGACTGGAGACAGAATGAATGGGTGGGGCAGTAAGGCTCAGGAGGACTGGGTAGTGCAGAAGGTAGGATGTTGGCTAAGACTCAGAGGAAGCCAGGaagctgagatgaggagggagagaaggggagcgGGGGCAGTCAAGAGGTGAATCCCCAGTAAAGGCTGGGTGaggtgttgtgtttgtcctttgttgccaaagaagacaggATTtggtgtttgatcctggaggccaagaaaagccactggagtttttgaTATGGTCAGACCAAGGcttcaggaaaattactttgagaGCCAAGTGGAGGATGAGCTTGGATTGGGGAAAAATTGGGGGGAAGGAGAGTGGACAAAGGTTCTTTCAATGGTCTAGGTTTGAGGTAATGAGGGCTGGGGCCAGGGTgtggcagaggagaggagggggcaggGATGGAAAAGGGGTTACGAAGTAGAAAGGACAGGGCTTGAAAACTTGATTAGCCagtgggggcaggggcagggagaaggaggaatCCAGGATGAGCCCTTGGTTTCAAGCCTGGAGACTGGCCTGCGCCTGGACAGTCCTAGAGCAGTAGTCAGGAAAAGGGCAAGGCTTGGCAGGGAAAATCTTCCCATGTTCTCTGACTTCTTCACACATTACTAGCACTCCAATGATGTATCCTCCAGGCCCAGATTTAAGTAGGAAGAATCTGAAGGCCGAAGATGATAACCACAGGCCCCTCATTTTTCAGGGGAGGAAACAGACACAACTATGGCTGTCTGCCCAGTCCTGTGGAAGCTTCTTCCGGGCACATTTTTCATTCTGCTGACCTTGAACCCCACCCCCTGCAGCTCGCTGATTGCCTACCTGTCCCCCAAGGAGCAGAGGCAGCTGTGACAATGCCGTTGTCATCCATGTGGCCATTAGTTCCTTAGACTTTGGGGGTTCTATTGCTCCTAGCTTGGTTACCTGTGGTGCTGCTGGGCAGCTGTTTGCCTATATGTCTTCTGTCAGAAACCTCCTTGGGGGCTgataggaggagggagagaattccagggtGGGGGGAACAGGAGGTGGCACCAGTGGGATCTGAGGCCAGCCCTTTGCCAGCTCTGCCATTTTCCCTCATGCAGTCAAGTAAAGGATTATAAAATCATGCTTCACCTCATTTCTAAATGCATTGGTCCATTGAATGTTGGGAGAGACCCCAAAGAACATTTTTTGCCAAAgaacagagacaggatttgacaTGTCTGAGGAGACATGCTTGGACCATGTCCTCAGAAGAAATCCAAGCCTCTTGGGTGCCTTGCCTTTCCAGAAGGCCTGGCACTTTGGTCAGCCCCTGAGTCTGCCTTTCTCCCTAGGGCTCCTTTAAAGGCCAGTGCCCCATCTATGGCACTGCCCTGTGGAATGGCTCCTCCCTGGCCTTGTCCAGCTCCTCTGCCCCATCCCTCTGCTACTTTGTGGCAGGGGTCTCAGGCTTTCTGGCCCTTTATGGGCTCTTGTTGTTGTTCTACTGGATATACAGCAGCTGCCTAGAAGATTCTCAGAGGTGACTATCAAAGGGGTGTGGTGGGGGGGGGGCCGGGGTGTCGCacctggggaaagggagaagtgtCCAACTCCTGGGAGCCTCTTCCTCTGCAGAAGCCCCCTTGGCCTTCGCATCTCTGTGGGCTTGTCGGCCATGGCCATCTTCCTGGTCCTAGTATCATCTTGCATCCTACGATTTGGCACCAAGACCCTCTGCGCCTCCATCATACACTCTAAGATTGTGGACTGGTAATGAGTattgagaggaggggaaggagaaacacGGGGCTGGTGGCTGCCCATCTGGCCCATGCAGTGTCTTTTGGACACAGTACGGGGAGGATGGAAGGAGCAGTGCCCTAGGACAAGGCTGGTGGGATATGTTGGGAGGCAGGCTGTGGGCCCGGGTGCAGAGAGCTGCCTTTCCAGTCACTGACACACACCAGCTCTGTCATCCTGAGCAAGCAAAGTCACCTCAGGGCCCCATCTGCATTAGGAGGGGTAGCTTCCTTACCCCAAGGCAATCCCAGTCCCACTGGGCGGCGCCTGGGGAGCCCCCAGCCTTGCTCATCCAGTCTCTTGTCCGTGCAGCTGCTCAGATGCTCAGAAACTTTCCTGGGTGCCTCCTGGAACCGGCCTACATTTCTATTCCACCCTGTACGATGCAGAAGTAAGGAGATGTGGGGAGTGGTGAAGGGCCAGAGGGTGGGTGGCAGGCTCTGGGTAGCCAagctcctctctcccctctcctacaGGCTTCCTCCTGGGTGAACCTGGTCTTGTGGTGCCTACTTCTGGCACTGCAGCTGCTGCAGTGGAAGTGGGAAGCCCCCTCATTCCAGCCCCTGGAACGGGGGGACCCTGAGTGGAGCTCAGAAACAGATGCCCTCTTTGGGTCCCGCCCATTCCGTCCCTGAAAAGAAGCTGCAATTTGCAGCCTGCTGACCAAAGACTGGATGCCCAAGTGCCTGTGACTGGCGGCCGTTCTGCAGCCGCAGGGCCTCAGCCAGTGCTCTCTCCCAGCCCCTTTCCTGCCGAACACCGCGGCCTTCCGCCTTAACAGTGACCCTCCCAGAAGAATGAAACAAAGGGATCTACTTCGGGCTCTCCAGTCTCTTTATTGGTTACTGGGTCTCCACGCTGGGGACAAGGGGTGGGATTCACAGGCTGCGGTAGGCTCCCACGGTGACGTCGAACAGCCTCCCGTTGGGGAAACGTCCAGCTTTatccaaaagaaaatagaagcgGCGGCCTTTGACCTTGAGAGGCACCACTGCTGGCACCTCTCCGCGATGAGCCACACAGGACACCTGACGCAGGGGCACGGTGAACTGGGCACCCAGGCCGAAGGGCGCGTGCGTGGTCAGCGTCACCAGCTGGCCCCCTCTGCGGAGCAGCACGGAGCGGACGGAGCGCTGGGAGAAGAGCAGCCCGGCAGCCAGCACCAGCAAGCCTGGGGAAGGGCAGGGGCAAGGGTGAGCCGGGCCAGGGGGGATCGGCGGCAGGGGCCCGGGAGCTAAGGTGGGCGGGGTGGGGGGCCTGGTGTGACCGGTCCTGGGCTGGAACTGTCCAGGAGAAGATGGCCAAGCATGGGGGGGAACGGCTACAAGGTGGGGGGCCCTAGTGTGAGTGAGCAGGGGGGATGCAGGGGCCCCTCCTGGAGGCTTCAGGAGGCCCTTCCCGACCGACCAGCTGCTGGGCCCTGGGGGTGGGCCCCGTCCTCTCCCAGCTCCCCCGCGTGGTCGGGTTGTCTGGCGCCCCGGCCCcgcaggcctcagtttccccagacgTGCGCTCACCCACAGAGGCGCAGCCGGCGGCCAGTCCGTAGCGCCAGAGCGCCGAGCCGGGGCTGGGGCGGCGAGCGGACCCTTGGGCGCCGCCGCCCCCGCCCCCGGGCCCGGCCAGGGCTGCCGCGGCCAGCGACGTCCAGAAGACGCCCTGGCCGGCGCAGAAGAGGCCCAGGAAGGCGAAGAAGCGGCCGCGCTCGTGCTCGAAGAGCAGCACGTCCCGCGCTGGGGCCGCTTCGTGCAGGGCGGCCCGGGCCCAGGCAGCCCCAGGGGGCCCGAGGCGAGCGACGCGCCGAGCCAGCCCTGCCATGGTGCGCGTCGCTTCCGGGGCGGGACTTCCGGCCTCCCAGGAGCCGAGGCCAGCACAGGCGCAGCTTCATTGGGGCGGGACTTCCGGTCAAAGTCCAACCCGGGCCTTGGCCCAGCCTGGGTTTCCCCTCCGGATCCAGGGCACCTGTCCACCTGGAGCCGGCCGACCCTGCGGGGAAGAATGGGAACCCCCGGCTCTGCCTGGCGGGAAGCGGGGCGCCCCCCGCCTCCGTGAATCTCTTCTGTGACATGGGGTGCGGGTCCTAGCGCCGACCGCCCAGGCTGCTGGGGACATGGTCGTGTTTGTGGTGCGGGCGGCCACGGAGCGGGCAGGAGGGCATCGGTCACTGCGGcgctctgggggggagggggagggggaggaccaCCTAGTGTAGGCGGCTTGGGGGCGCCGGGGCGTCAGAGACCGGGCTTTAGCAGGACCGAAGGCCCAACAACCCGTTTCCCCGTAGAACGAGCCCGGGGGCAGAGTGGAGGCAAGTCCGATGGCTTCTCTGCTCAGTCGCCGTTGGGCAGTGCCCG
The DNA window shown above is from Notamacropus eugenii isolate mMacEug1 chromosome 2, mMacEug1.pri_v2, whole genome shotgun sequence and carries:
- the TMEM223 gene encoding transmembrane protein 223, with protein sequence MAGLARRVARLGPPGAAWARAALHEAAPARDVLLFEHERGRFFAFLGLFCAGQGVFWTSLAAAALAGPGGGGGGAQGSARRPSPGSALWRYGLAAGCASVGLLVLAAGLLFSQRSVRSVLLRRGGQLVTLTTHAPFGLGAQFTVPLRQVSCVAHRGEVPAVVPLKVKGRRFYFLLDKAGRFPNGRLFDVTVGAYRSL
- the TMEM179B gene encoding transmembrane protein 179B is translated as MALPGLHRAELVLLAAAFLAGAVVAAAVVRTQGSFKGQCPIYGTALWNGSSLALSSSSAPSLCYFVAGVSGFLALYGLLLLFYWIYSSCLEDSQRSPLGLRISVGLSAMAIFLVLVSSCILRFGTKTLCASIIHSKIVDCCSDAQKLSWVPPGTGLHFYSTLYDAEASSWVNLVLWCLLLALQLLQWKWEAPSFQPLERGDPEWSSETDALFGSRPFRP